A part of Psychrobacter fulvigenes genomic DNA contains:
- a CDS encoding diacylglycerol kinase catalytic domain-containing protein: MQRNEDFRFVLVMRKSRLQELIERFNTWSQAKFYLEHNNVEVKDYLNEHNLYQKQLTEAELILKSLGRFQLLERGLLPSYQFSPHDIVVVIGQDGLVANTLKYLNGQPIIAINPDPSRWDGKLLPFEIGQLKETVINTINKKMPFKTVTFAQATTNDGQSLLAVNDLFIGPKSHTSAQYILQWNGAEEVQSSSGIIVSTGLGSTGWFQSILAGAMAITGEASHPLLQGFSWSDRKLQFSVREPFPSRTTGVALTFGTIEPDSPLQLGSLM, translated from the coding sequence ATGCAACGTAACGAAGATTTTCGCTTTGTGCTGGTGATGAGAAAAAGCCGCTTACAGGAATTAATTGAGCGCTTTAATACCTGGTCACAAGCCAAATTCTATTTAGAACACAACAATGTTGAGGTAAAGGATTACCTCAATGAACACAATTTATATCAAAAGCAACTCACAGAAGCTGAGTTGATTTTAAAATCATTAGGACGATTTCAACTTTTAGAAAGAGGCTTATTACCCAGCTATCAATTCTCACCTCACGATATTGTGGTGGTGATTGGTCAAGATGGGCTTGTTGCCAATACGCTGAAATACCTTAATGGACAGCCTATCATTGCCATAAATCCTGATCCATCAAGGTGGGATGGTAAATTATTACCCTTTGAAATAGGGCAATTAAAAGAGACAGTTATTAACACCATTAATAAAAAAATGCCATTTAAAACGGTCACTTTTGCACAAGCAACAACCAATGATGGTCAATCCTTATTAGCGGTTAATGACTTATTTATTGGCCCTAAAAGCCACACTTCCGCACAGTATATTTTGCAATGGAATGGCGCTGAAGAAGTGCAATCTTCATCAGGCATTATTGTATCAACAGGATTGGGATCAACGGGGTGGTTTCAATCTATTCTTGCTGGTGCGATGGCAATTACAGGAGAAGCTTCGCACCCTCTATTACAAGGCTTTAGCTGGAGTGATCGAAAGCTACAATTTAGTGTAAGAGAGCCATTTCCAAGTAGAACAACAGGTGTTGCACTGACTTTTGGCACTATTGAGCCTGACTCACCACTGCAATTAGGATCTTTGATGC